In Bacillus sp. NP247, one DNA window encodes the following:
- a CDS encoding DUF5085 family protein produces MKVQHKALSLLNLISITQIVKKEDWLLPARALRNQVVRNGIYAVGPVLYKYSQLENEPEYGEYTYCIPVNGRVNLGESSAYEYYDALIIKSALCVRFTDEDGDIEDAYNLIREVAEQHHMKLDSSFYHVCLDVYGDTWLDIYAPIIEVGETVKC; encoded by the coding sequence GTGAAAGTTCAGCATAAAGCATTGTCACTTTTAAATTTAATAAGCATTACTCAAATTGTAAAAAAAGAAGATTGGTTGTTACCCGCAAGAGCACTTAGAAATCAAGTAGTTCGTAATGGGATATATGCAGTAGGACCTGTTCTATATAAATATTCACAGTTAGAAAATGAACCAGAATATGGGGAATATACGTATTGTATTCCTGTCAATGGAAGAGTTAATTTAGGTGAGAGCTCTGCATATGAGTATTATGATGCTTTAATTATTAAGAGTGCTCTATGTGTGCGATTTACAGATGAAGATGGTGATATTGAGGATGCTTATAACCTAATACGTGAGGTTGCCGAGCAGCATCATATGAAATTAGATAGTAGTTTTTATCACGTATGTTTAGATGTGTACGGTGATACATGGTTAGATATTTATGCTCCTATTATAGAAGTAGGTGAAACAGTGAAATGCTAA
- a CDS encoding DUF5085 family protein gives MLIEKQSIAYTNVVSREYIFHYPDMKEAIEDFMSEISKANLTIKGPMFYSLKNIPSDGNMYIELFMPVNEDEIPTSETLQFRSYYYVDEMLMKRYTGDYEKLTEQVYGEMLQYMEDNNLNLASPIYHVFSGDESLQYVEVKIAVYSEV, from the coding sequence ATGCTAATTGAAAAACAAAGTATTGCATATACAAATGTTGTTTCAAGAGAATACATTTTTCATTACCCAGATATGAAAGAAGCAATTGAAGATTTTATGTCAGAAATATCAAAAGCGAATTTAACGATAAAAGGTCCTATGTTTTATTCTTTGAAAAATATACCATCTGATGGAAATATGTATATTGAATTATTTATGCCGGTAAATGAAGATGAAATTCCAACGTCAGAAACACTTCAATTTAGAAGTTATTACTATGTTGATGAGATGCTCATGAAACGGTATACGGGAGATTATGAAAAATTAACAGAGCAGGTGTATGGTGAAATGCTCCAATATATGGAGGATAATAATCTGAATTTAGCTTCGCCAATTTATCATGTGTTTAGCGGTGATGAGTCTTTACAGTATGTTGAAGTGAAAATCGCGGTATATAGTGAAGTGTAA